From the genome of Mycobacterium dioxanotrophicus, one region includes:
- a CDS encoding superoxide dismutase family protein yields the protein MMKPIAVAAVVAVSVIGAGACSNQSSTGGGESGTPQSTGAAGGALKTDLKTADGTTVANASIEFANGYATVTVQSVGTGLLSPGFHGLQIHAAGTCDFAAPGSPLQVSGHNTYSASGDLADLQVRPDGGAKLVTTSADFTAADLQSSQGTSLVLDAGPTNRSGAASAAPSGKPVACGVIAAGTATSTTTSPSTSTSTVTTTVIAPGAPAVTTTPTTTPSPTTSTTSPSTSTVTVTVPSTTVTSPQVPNVPG from the coding sequence ATGATGAAGCCCATCGCTGTTGCTGCGGTAGTCGCCGTCTCGGTCATCGGTGCAGGTGCGTGCTCGAACCAGTCGTCCACCGGGGGCGGTGAGTCGGGCACCCCGCAAAGTACCGGCGCCGCCGGCGGTGCACTGAAGACGGACTTGAAGACCGCCGACGGGACCACCGTCGCGAACGCGTCGATCGAATTCGCCAATGGCTATGCCACGGTCACCGTGCAGTCGGTGGGAACCGGGCTGCTCAGCCCGGGCTTCCACGGCCTGCAAATCCACGCGGCCGGCACGTGTGACTTCGCCGCGCCGGGAAGCCCACTGCAGGTCAGCGGGCACAACACCTATTCGGCCAGCGGCGACCTCGCCGATCTGCAGGTACGTCCCGACGGCGGGGCCAAGCTCGTGACCACTTCGGCGGATTTCACCGCGGCTGATCTGCAGAGTTCCCAAGGCACATCGCTCGTCCTCGACGCCGGACCGACCAACCGCAGCGGCGCAGCCTCCGCGGCCCCTTCGGGCAAGCCCGTAGCCTGCGGCGTCATCGCGGCAGGCACGGCCACTTCCACGACGACGTCACCTTCGACGTCGACATCGACGGTGACAACGACAGTCATCGCGCCGGGAGCCCCGGCGGTCACGACCACACCCACGACGACCCCATCACCGACGACCAGCACCACCAGTCCGAGCACCAGCACGGTTACCGTCACCGTGCCGTCGACCACGGTCACGTCACCGCAGGTGCCCAACGTCCCCGGGTAG
- a CDS encoding APC family permease codes for MTSNPVGSEPKLHKGTNWWGAFVIGLAGPILVTGIDPPAVQALGAAAIPMLAIATGIGVLLCLFAAELAAVMPHRTGGLPSYTTESFELVHPATATHLGGLSAWAYWLGWFPVAPINMILASAYITQLFSIPQGPSFLPFGGLGSPITLSVLIISVVAIAIMYVPAYFGIKLGAEFATILGIVSMAPLTILILLPLFHPSSIHLSNLAGFHFAPGVLGSPTLILAWMFVMTWSVLAMEAAACYLGECRNPARDAKIAMTMEGVYGFFIFVFMAVALVAVLGVAKDADPLTIFTSLITAVTGSSGGWVQWALGLPLIVALLLSVLNAIMGCARSLYQASEDGMLPRWFGHLNTHGVPARAMAFNVACSVIVLLFGSPLRIYIFSNMGYLFSAGLVFFAYFAHRQTRPTIHRPVRLPGFMRWVALAIGIFCAVLWLFGGWNSPSIVIGTSSHTLFFVGVLVLAAYFPLHMWRRMTDRRMQTAAAAIKPEPEPV; via the coding sequence ATGACGTCGAACCCCGTTGGCTCCGAACCCAAACTACACAAAGGCACCAACTGGTGGGGCGCCTTCGTGATCGGCTTGGCCGGCCCCATCCTGGTCACCGGCATCGATCCCCCAGCCGTGCAAGCCCTCGGCGCCGCCGCGATACCCATGCTGGCCATCGCCACCGGCATCGGAGTACTGCTCTGTCTGTTCGCCGCCGAACTGGCCGCCGTGATGCCGCACCGCACCGGCGGCCTGCCCTCCTACACCACCGAATCCTTCGAACTCGTCCACCCCGCCACCGCCACCCACCTCGGCGGCCTGTCGGCCTGGGCCTACTGGCTGGGCTGGTTTCCCGTCGCCCCCATCAACATGATCCTGGCCTCGGCCTACATCACCCAACTGTTCTCCATACCGCAAGGACCATCGTTCCTGCCGTTCGGCGGACTGGGCAGCCCCATCACGCTCTCGGTGCTGATCATCTCCGTCGTCGCCATCGCCATCATGTACGTCCCGGCCTACTTCGGCATCAAACTGGGCGCCGAATTCGCCACCATCCTGGGCATCGTGTCCATGGCACCCCTGACCATCCTGATCCTGCTGCCCCTGTTTCACCCCAGCTCGATCCACCTGAGCAACCTCGCCGGCTTCCACTTCGCCCCCGGCGTCCTGGGCAGCCCCACCCTCATCCTGGCCTGGATGTTCGTCATGACCTGGTCGGTGCTGGCCATGGAAGCCGCCGCCTGCTACCTCGGCGAATGCCGCAACCCCGCCCGCGACGCCAAAATCGCCATGACCATGGAAGGCGTCTACGGCTTCTTCATCTTCGTCTTCATGGCCGTCGCCCTGGTCGCAGTCCTGGGCGTGGCCAAAGACGCCGACCCCCTGACCATCTTCACCTCACTGATCACCGCCGTCACCGGATCCTCGGGCGGCTGGGTGCAATGGGCCCTGGGCCTACCGCTGATCGTGGCGCTGCTGCTCTCCGTACTCAACGCCATCATGGGCTGCGCCCGCTCCCTCTACCAAGCCTCCGAAGACGGCATGCTGCCCCGCTGGTTCGGCCACCTCAACACCCACGGCGTGCCCGCCCGCGCCATGGCCTTCAACGTGGCCTGCTCGGTCATCGTCCTACTGTTCGGCAGCCCGCTGCGCATCTACATCTTCTCCAACATGGGCTACCTCTTCTCCGCCGGACTGGTGTTCTTCGCCTACTTCGCCCACCGCCAAACACGACCCACCATCCACCGCCCCGTACGACTCCCGGGCTTCATGCGCTGGGTCGCCCTGGCCATCGGCATCTTCTGCGCCGTGCTGTGGCTCTTCGGCGGCTGGAACAGCCCTTCCATCGTCATCGGCACCTCCAGCCACACCCTGTTCTTCGTCGGGGTGCTGGTCCTCGCCGCTTACTTCCCCCTGCACATGTGGCGCCGCATGACGGACCGCCGCATGCAGACCGCAGCGGCCGCGATCAAGCCGGAGCCCGAACCGGTATGA
- a CDS encoding QsdR family transcriptional regulator, producing MLASTDRKPDPLAAFRIARGWFLAGRRIEMGELATELGVNRATLFRWVGGRDELLAEILWSLAEPTLTAAIDASPGHGAERISHAVGRFATLIDQAGFFQEFLRREPERALRILTTRAGTVQSRLVAAIEQMLNDEISQGRLEPSLPPRDLAYLVVRIVESFLYADIITGEPLEITQAELAIAALLGHRS from the coding sequence ATGCTCGCGTCGACCGACCGCAAGCCAGATCCATTGGCTGCGTTCCGAATTGCGCGCGGTTGGTTCCTGGCCGGCCGCCGCATCGAGATGGGGGAATTGGCAACCGAACTCGGGGTCAACCGGGCCACGCTGTTCCGCTGGGTCGGTGGCCGCGACGAGCTGCTGGCCGAAATCCTGTGGTCGCTGGCCGAACCGACACTGACGGCGGCCATCGATGCCTCTCCCGGTCATGGCGCCGAACGCATCTCCCACGCCGTCGGCCGTTTCGCCACCCTGATCGACCAGGCCGGGTTCTTCCAGGAATTTCTGCGCCGGGAGCCGGAACGGGCACTGCGCATCCTGACCACGCGCGCGGGCACGGTGCAGTCCCGACTGGTTGCCGCCATCGAACAGATGCTGAACGACGAGATCAGCCAGGGACGCCTGGAACCGTCGCTGCCGCCGCGCGATCTGGCCTACCTCGTCGTGCGCATCGTGGAGTCATTCCTGTACGCCGACATCATCACCGGCGAACCATTGGAGATCACCCAGGCCGAACTGGCCATCGCCGCGCTACTGGGTCATCGGTCCTGA